The following proteins come from a genomic window of Montipora foliosa isolate CH-2021 chromosome 2, ASM3666993v2, whole genome shotgun sequence:
- the LOC137985577 gene encoding torsin-1A-like: protein MDFFTGNCHKKLYFWEQCDTMAKLWAAVFLITLFFSQLSAFIVPTALATALLSSMVEFLRCPFEECCTDKWISPNITGLQSSLERRVFGQHLVTETVLKAIKGHLNNKSPNKALALSFNGWTGSGKNFVSRIIAEHLFRYGMESKYVHQIIATHEFPHQSSLDLYKRKLRDLVATSVAKCPRSLFIFDEMDKMPIGLIDVLKPFLDHYTEVGKVDYRRSIFIFLSNTGAHLINDELLTHWKEGKKREDIGIKHMDKIINLGEFNTKGGFWHSSLIEKNLIDYFIPFLPLERSHIKMCAKADLEQKKLPVTEENLNSVADELLYFPEDFKVFSKSGCKKVSSKVDYIML, encoded by the coding sequence ATGGACTTTTTTACGGGAAATTGCCACAAAAAGCTGTACTTTTGGGAACAGTGCGATACTATGGCGAAACTTTGGGCAGCAGTTTTCTtgataacattatttttttctcaactaAGCGCTTTCATCGTTCCTACTGCTTTGGCAACGGCCCTTCTTTCCTCTATGGTCGAATTCCTTCGGTGTCCATTTGAAGAGTGTTGCACAGACAAGTGGATTTCACCAAACATTACTGGGTTGCAGTCCTCTCTAGAAAGACGTGTCTTTGGTCAGCATTTGGTCACTGAAACGGTGCTGAAAGCTATTAAGGGACATTTAAATAACAAGTCTCCGAATAAAGCGTTGGCCCTTTCGTTTAATGGCTGGACAGGGTCGGGGAAAAACTTTGTAAGCAGAATCATCGCCGAACATTTATTTCGATATGGAATGGAGAGTAAATATGTTCATCAGATTATTGCAACTCACGAATTCCCCCACCAGTCATCACTGGATTTATATAAACGAAAACTAAGAGATCTCGTCGCAACATCGGTAGCCAAGTGCCCCAGGTCTTTGTTTATCTTCGACGAAATGGATAAGATGCCCATCGGGCTCATTGACGTTTTGAAACCCTTTCTGGACCACTACACGGAAGTTGGAAAAGTGGATTACCGTAGGAGTATCTTTATATTTCTTAGCAACACGGGAGCACATCTGATAAACGATGAATTGCTGACTCATTGGAAGGAGGGAAAGAAACGGGAGGATATTGGAATCAAACACATGGATAAGATTATAAATCTTGGTGAATTCAACACCAAAGGAGGATTCTGGCATTCATCTCTCATTGAAAAAAATCTTATAGATTACTTTATTCCATTTCTTCCTTTGGAGAGATCTCACATTAAGATGTGTGCTAAAGCTGACTTGGAACAGAAGAAACTTCCAGTTACTGAAGAAAACTTGAATAGTGTTGCAGATGAGTTACTTTATTTCCCAGAAGACTTCAAGGTGTTTTCTAAGTCAGGATGTAAGAAAGTATCAAGCAAAGTTGATTACATCATGTTATAA
- the LOC137985584 gene encoding torsin-1A-interacting protein 2-like, whose translation MRQPGNPPSGAGRSSVISRRVACTLFVALVMAIIAIVFGPSQSEIKNDLEFVQVFETELSSLQSSFTNQTDRFWRILKNRGLAHFRSLKPRRPLVLLLAAPPQAHDVVNCLATKLAEVLDPRNKRNLALVDGIKEKKSPGKDVKKAMDDLLMKKFEKGHRVALIQHLELLPFPSPLLFYSYCDDQNAPHKHVAIIFTVHLPKEPDLSLSAKEAEGAVETYLSDDVWVKEDQDAVAALLSRVADTVALMNGESSELVKTLCSN comes from the coding sequence ATGCGGCAACCCGGCAACCCTCCCAGCGGAGCGGGAAGATCATCTGTCATTTCTAGGAGAGTAGCTTGTACTCTATTTGTAGCATTGGTGATGGCTATAAttgctattgtttttggtcCCTCACAGTCTGAAATCAAGAATGATCTCGAATTTGTTCAGGTCTTTGAAACTGAACTGAGCAGTCTTCAGTCCTCGTTCACTAATCAGACAGACAGATTCTGGAGGATTTTGAAGAACCGTGGTTTAGCGCATTTTAGGAGTTTAAAACCTCGGCGGCCTCTTGTGTTGTTGCTGGCTGCACCCCCGCAAGCTCATGATGTGGTGAACTGCCTTGCAACAAAACTAGCTGAGGTACTAGATcccagaaacaaaagaaacttagcTTTGGTTGACGgcatcaaggaaaaaaaaagtcccGGAAAGGACGTAAAGAAAGCCATGGATGACCTTCTtatgaaaaaatttgaaaaaggccACAGGGTAGCACTTATACAACATCTTGAGCTTCTGCCTTTTCCATCACCGTTATTGTTTTACTCTTACTGTGACGACCAGAATGCACCACATAAGCATGTGGCAATTATCTTCACTGTTCATCTTCCAAAAGAACCTGATTTATCGCTATCAGCAAAAGAAGCAGAGGGAGCTGTGGAAACATACCTGTCAGATGATGTATGGGTAAAAGAGGATCAGGACGCAGTTGCAGCTCTGCTAAGCCGTGTTGCTGACACAGTAGCGCTCATGAATGGTGAATCTAGTGAATTGGTAAAAACACTCTGTTCCAATTAA